A genomic window from Pseudomonas alcaligenes includes:
- a CDS encoding cysteine-rich CWC family protein gives MNAERCPRCGQPNRCAQAGEEQAVQDCWCFHVPIVAGALEQLPAAAGDRACLCPNCLRALTGEPE, from the coding sequence GTGAACGCCGAGCGCTGTCCGCGCTGCGGCCAGCCCAATCGCTGCGCCCAGGCGGGCGAGGAGCAGGCGGTGCAGGACTGCTGGTGCTTCCATGTGCCGATCGTGGCGGGTGCGCTGGAGCAGCTGCCCGCCGCAGCAGGCGATCGGGCCTGCCTGTGCCCCAACTGCCTGCGCGCCCTGACCGGCGAGCCCGAGTAG
- a CDS encoding TerC family protein: MTALETFLFAEFLGTATWLWLSFLAVVIALLAFDLGVLHREEREIGVKESLLLSAGYISMGLLFSVWVFFQKGGDASMDYLTGFLIEKSLSMDNVFVIALIFSFLAIPRRYQHRVLFWGILGVIVLRAIMIGLGAALISEFDWILYLFGAFLLLTGVKMLFSKVDDEPDLSKNRFVNWLRSHLPVTDRLHEQRFFVRLPDAGGQLKLWVTPLFLALILIELADLVFAVDSVPAIFAITQDPFIVYTSNIFAILGLRALYFALAAMIHRFAYLKYALALVLVFIGGKIFLHDIVGKIPAEISLSVTVGLLAGGVLLSLWKTRNQPAHKLES; this comes from the coding sequence ATGACCGCCCTAGAAACATTCCTCTTCGCCGAGTTCCTCGGCACCGCCACCTGGCTGTGGCTCTCGTTCCTCGCTGTAGTAATCGCCCTGCTGGCCTTCGACCTGGGGGTTCTGCATCGCGAAGAACGCGAAATCGGCGTCAAGGAAAGCCTGCTGCTTTCCGCCGGCTATATCTCCATGGGCCTGCTGTTCTCCGTCTGGGTGTTCTTCCAGAAAGGCGGCGACGCCAGCATGGATTACCTCACCGGCTTCCTGATCGAGAAATCGTTGTCCATGGACAACGTCTTCGTCATCGCCCTGATCTTCAGCTTCCTGGCCATCCCGCGCCGCTATCAGCACCGCGTGCTGTTCTGGGGCATCCTCGGCGTGATCGTGCTGCGCGCCATCATGATCGGTCTGGGCGCCGCGCTGATCAGCGAGTTCGACTGGATCCTCTACCTGTTCGGCGCCTTCCTGCTGCTGACCGGGGTGAAGATGCTGTTCTCCAAGGTCGACGACGAGCCGGACCTGTCGAAGAACCGCTTCGTCAACTGGCTGCGCAGCCACCTGCCGGTGACCGACCGCCTGCACGAGCAGCGTTTCTTCGTGCGCCTGCCGGATGCCGGCGGCCAGCTCAAGCTGTGGGTGACGCCGCTGTTCCTGGCGCTGATCCTGATCGAGCTGGCCGACCTGGTGTTCGCCGTGGACAGCGTGCCGGCGATCTTCGCCATCACCCAGGACCCGTTCATCGTCTACACCTCGAACATCTTCGCCATCCTCGGCCTGCGCGCCCTGTACTTCGCCCTGGCCGCGATGATCCACCGCTTCGCCTACCTGAAGTACGCCCTGGCCCTGGTGCTGGTATTCATCGGCGGCAAGATCTTCCTGCACGACATCGTCGGCAAGATTCCGGCCGAGATATCGCTGAGCGTGACCGTGGGCCTGCTGGCCGGTGGCGTACTGCTGTCGCTGTGGAAGACCCGCAACCAGCCCGCCCACAAGCTCGAATCCTGA
- a CDS encoding pseudouridine synthase, with product MRLDRFLSNLPRFSRADARLLLAAGRLRVDGATVRDGRFEVREFSRVELDDELLQAGKPARYFMLNKPAGVVSATEHPEHRTVLDLLDEPDKHELHIGGRLDLSTTGLLIITNDGLWSRRLTEPRSRLGKLYRVSTERPITEEYVEVFARGLYFAYENLTTLPAELQILDPHTALLTLHEGRYHQVKRMFGHFQNKVIGLHRERMGPLQLDPALAPGHYRPLTTAEIDAV from the coding sequence ATGCGCCTCGACCGCTTCCTCAGCAACCTGCCTCGCTTCAGCCGCGCCGACGCGCGCCTGCTGCTGGCCGCCGGCCGCCTGCGGGTGGACGGTGCCACGGTACGCGACGGCCGCTTCGAGGTGCGCGAGTTCAGTCGCGTCGAGCTGGACGACGAGCTGCTGCAGGCCGGCAAGCCGGCGCGCTACTTCATGCTCAACAAGCCGGCCGGGGTGGTCAGCGCCACCGAACACCCCGAGCACCGCACCGTGCTCGACCTGCTCGACGAGCCGGACAAGCACGAGCTGCACATCGGCGGGCGCCTCGATCTGAGCACCACCGGCCTGCTGATCATCACCAACGACGGCCTCTGGTCGCGCCGCCTCACCGAGCCGCGCAGCCGCCTGGGCAAGCTCTACCGGGTCAGCACCGAGAGGCCTATCACCGAGGAGTACGTCGAGGTGTTCGCCCGCGGCCTGTACTTCGCCTACGAGAACCTCACCACCCTGCCCGCCGAACTGCAGATCCTTGACCCGCACACCGCCCTGCTGACCCTGCACGAGGGCCGCTACCACCAGGTCAAGCGCATGTTCGGTCACTTCCAGAACAAGGTGATCGGCCTGCACCGCGAGCGCATGGGCCCGCTGCAGCTCGACCCGGCCCTGGCGCCAGGCCACTACCGCCCGCTCACGACCGCCGAGATAGACGCCGTCTGA
- a CDS encoding diguanylate cyclase domain-containing protein — protein sequence MPLSTSRKAQITLLSLLSILLLGGFLATSLVSYFASRDSIRHNIVNTELPLTSDNIYSEIQKDLIRPTQIASMMSRDTFLRDWALAGEQNAEPMTRYLREIQDHYGTFTSFFISEKTRTYYQAKGVLKQVREDEPRDAWYFRVRGMAEPYEISVDPDMANADRLTFFINFKVFDYQERFIGVAGVGLTVDAVVKLVDDYQRRYDRSIFFTDRQGNLVLTGAEGGPMGARRGQSLEQIPGLEPLRAKLPQPRSGNFSYQEHGRGHFLNVRYIPELDWYLFVDKHEEGALAGIRHTLYLNLLICALISALVLFLVYLATRRYQQRIAALATTDMLTGLPNRRGFDLLAGQALQEAQRELSPLSALLIDLDHFKQLNDTHGHLAGDQVLRGFAHSLQGNLRQSDIICRWGGEEFILLLKGTGSSTARQLAEKIRQQTAEQLFQFNGVNLRITTSIGLTELQGEDSLDRLIARADRALYRAKQSGRNRVCEDAGGLQQ from the coding sequence ATGCCGCTCAGCACGTCCCGCAAGGCCCAGATCACCCTGCTGTCGCTTCTGTCGATCCTGTTGCTGGGCGGCTTCCTCGCCACCAGCCTGGTCAGCTACTTCGCCTCGCGCGACAGCATCCGCCACAACATCGTCAACACCGAGCTGCCGCTGACTTCGGACAACATCTACTCGGAGATCCAGAAGGACCTGATCCGCCCCACCCAGATCGCCTCGATGATGTCGCGCGATACCTTCCTGCGCGACTGGGCCCTGGCCGGCGAGCAGAACGCCGAGCCGATGACCCGCTACCTGCGCGAGATCCAGGACCACTACGGCACCTTCACCAGCTTCTTCATCTCGGAAAAGACCCGCACCTACTACCAGGCCAAGGGCGTGCTCAAGCAGGTGCGCGAGGACGAGCCGCGCGACGCCTGGTACTTCCGCGTGCGCGGCATGGCCGAGCCCTACGAGATCAGCGTCGACCCGGACATGGCCAACGCCGACCGCCTGACCTTCTTCATCAACTTCAAGGTGTTCGACTACCAGGAGCGCTTCATCGGCGTGGCCGGTGTCGGCCTGACGGTGGACGCGGTGGTCAAGCTGGTGGACGACTACCAGCGTCGCTACGACCGCAGCATCTTTTTCACCGATCGCCAGGGCAACCTGGTGCTCACCGGTGCCGAGGGTGGGCCCATGGGCGCCCGTCGCGGTCAGTCGCTCGAACAGATTCCCGGCCTGGAACCTTTGCGCGCCAAGCTGCCGCAGCCCAGGAGCGGCAATTTCAGCTACCAGGAACACGGCCGCGGGCACTTCCTCAACGTGCGCTACATCCCCGAACTGGACTGGTACCTGTTCGTCGACAAGCACGAGGAAGGCGCTCTCGCTGGCATCCGCCACACGCTCTACCTCAACCTGCTGATCTGTGCACTGATCAGTGCCCTGGTGCTGTTCCTGGTCTACCTGGCCACCCGCCGCTACCAGCAGCGCATCGCCGCCCTGGCCACCACCGACATGCTCACCGGCCTGCCCAACCGCCGCGGTTTCGACCTGCTGGCCGGCCAGGCACTGCAGGAGGCGCAACGCGAGCTCAGCCCGCTGAGCGCACTGCTGATCGACCTGGACCACTTCAAGCAGCTCAACGACACTCACGGCCACCTGGCCGGCGACCAGGTGCTGCGCGGCTTCGCCCATAGCCTGCAGGGCAACCTGCGGCAGTCGGACATCATCTGTCGCTGGGGTGGCGAGGAATTCATCCTGCTGCTCAAGGGCACCGGCAGCAGCACGGCGCGCCAGCTGGCGGAGAAGATTCGCCAGCAGACCGCAGAGCAGCTGTTCCAGTTCAACGGCGTCAACCTGCGCATCACCACCAGCATCGGCCTCACCGAGCTGCAGGGCGAGGACAGCCTGGACCGCCTGATCGCCCGCGCCGACCGCGCCCTGTACCGGGCCAAGCAGTCCGGGCGCAACCGCGTGTGCGAAGACGCGGGCGGCCTGCAGCAGTGA
- a CDS encoding VRR-NUC domain-containing protein, translating into MPAPLDSSLYYLDNFRTLLAWIEQRYADLLDAEERAFLQGFAALAQPSQALLVRLVMRKGPHFRAGKLNYAEVGDIAAAAEPLLQLGWLIEDAELTLAEVFALLRKDELLASFGELAGRRGLKKDEQLQALLPLYPQAQPFTRWCPQLDRLYSLTIGPLCDRLRLLFFGNLAQDWSEFVLAELGIYRYESVAIDAEARGFRQRRDIEQYLHLHSCRELFEAGQPIPTVLAALGEFASDNPHLQRRHARLLFHLGQQLERDGELAQAATLYAGSTHGEARQRQVRVLEKLGQFRQAHDLASAALLAPRNAAEVQALERALPRLQRQLGLPKTPPRPAVAASLLELELPQPDGLSVEWAVQQHLHEEQAPAFYVENTLVCGLFGLLCWEAIFAPLPGAFFHPFQAGPADLFDADFRQRRAALFERCLARLDDGSHAAAIRATYAAKQGIVSPFVHWEVLTPALLDTALHCLPADHLRAWFERLLGDIRANRAGMPDLIQFWPAERRYRMIEVKGPGDRLQDNQKRWLDFCARHGMPVDVCYVRWSGA; encoded by the coding sequence ATGCCCGCTCCACTCGATTCCAGCCTCTACTACCTCGACAACTTCCGCACGCTGCTGGCCTGGATCGAGCAGCGCTACGCCGACCTGCTGGATGCCGAGGAGCGCGCCTTTCTGCAGGGGTTCGCCGCGCTGGCGCAGCCGTCCCAGGCCCTGCTGGTGCGCCTGGTGATGCGCAAGGGGCCGCACTTTCGCGCCGGCAAGCTGAACTACGCGGAAGTCGGCGACATCGCCGCCGCAGCCGAGCCGCTGCTGCAGCTGGGCTGGCTGATCGAGGATGCCGAACTGACCCTGGCCGAGGTCTTCGCCCTGCTGCGCAAGGACGAGCTGCTCGCCAGCTTCGGCGAACTCGCCGGGCGCCGCGGGCTGAAGAAGGACGAGCAGCTGCAGGCCCTGCTGCCGCTCTACCCACAGGCGCAACCCTTCACCCGCTGGTGCCCGCAGCTGGATCGGCTCTACAGCCTGACCATAGGCCCCCTGTGCGACCGCCTGCGCCTGCTGTTCTTCGGCAACCTGGCGCAGGACTGGTCCGAGTTCGTCCTCGCCGAGTTGGGCATCTACCGCTACGAGAGCGTCGCCATAGACGCCGAGGCACGGGGTTTCAGGCAGCGCCGCGATATCGAGCAGTACCTGCACCTGCATAGCTGCCGCGAGCTGTTCGAGGCGGGCCAGCCCATCCCCACAGTGCTCGCCGCGCTCGGCGAGTTCGCCAGCGACAACCCGCACCTGCAGAGGCGCCATGCCCGGCTGCTGTTCCACCTCGGCCAGCAGCTGGAGCGCGACGGCGAGCTGGCACAGGCCGCCACCCTGTACGCCGGCAGCACACACGGCGAGGCCCGCCAGCGTCAGGTCCGCGTGCTGGAGAAACTCGGCCAGTTCCGGCAGGCCCACGACCTGGCCAGTGCGGCCCTGCTGGCCCCGCGCAACGCCGCCGAGGTGCAGGCGCTGGAACGCGCCCTGCCGCGCCTGCAGCGCCAGCTCGGCCTGCCGAAGACTCCCCCCAGGCCGGCGGTCGCCGCCAGCCTGCTCGAACTGGAGCTGCCGCAACCCGATGGGCTGAGCGTGGAATGGGCGGTGCAGCAGCACCTGCATGAGGAGCAGGCGCCGGCCTTCTATGTGGAGAACACCCTGGTCTGCGGCCTGTTCGGCCTGCTGTGCTGGGAGGCGATCTTCGCCCCGCTGCCCGGCGCCTTCTTCCACCCCTTCCAGGCCGGGCCGGCTGACCTGTTCGACGCCGATTTCCGCCAGCGCCGCGCCGCGCTGTTCGAGCGCTGCCTGGCCCGGCTCGACGACGGCAGCCATGCCGCGGCGATCCGCGCCACCTACGCGGCCAAGCAGGGCATCGTCTCGCCCTTCGTGCACTGGGAAGTGCTGACGCCCGCTTTGCTGGACACCGCCCTGCACTGCCTGCCGGCGGACCACCTGCGCGCCTGGTTCGAGCGCCTGCTCGGCGACATCCGCGCCAACCGCGCCGGCATGCCGGACCTGATCCAGTTCTGGCCGGCCGAGCGGCGCTACCGGATGATCGAGGTCAAGGGCCCCGGCGACCGCCTGCAGGACAACCAGAAGCGCTGGCTGGACTTCTGCGCCCGCCACGGCATGCCGGTGGACGTCTGCTACGTGCGCTGGAGCGGCGCATGA
- a CDS encoding ATP-dependent DNA helicase, translating to MSYAVGVRALCEFTAKAGDLDLRFTPAPSAAEGMAGHATVVGRRGAGYIAELALVGAYAGLLISGRADGYDPAQNLLEEIKTHRGDVARIPDNHRALHWAQAKVYGWLLCAERGLEEIELALVYFNVVSQKETVLRERYAASTLRAFFEAQCARFIAFAERESAHRVARDLALERLRFPYPSFRQGQRQLAEAVYRAARDGEHLLAQATTGIGKTLATLFPQLKAFPAQGLDRLFFLTAKTPGRRLALDALARLREQEDDMPLRVLELVARDKACEHPDKACHGESCPLARGFYDRLPAARGEALQRRWLDQQAVREIALAHQLCPYYLAQELCRWSDVVVGDYNYYFDISALLHGLTVLNGWKVTLLVDEAHNLIDRARGMYSAELDQAEFNALRKVAPPGLKGVLERVSRHWNQLQRDQEVDYQIHPSLPDLLILALQKAVSAITDHLTDQPEGNQAALLRFYLDALLFCRLAEAFGAHSLFDISLHPGRGQQRLSTLCLRNLVPAPFLAERFANAHSCTLFSATLSPGHYHADLLGLPHEVQWLEVQSPFHAEQLRVRALTDLSTRYQHREASLAPITHLMARQFREQPGNYLAFFSSYAYLEQALEHLRGQYPDIPLWAQSRSMNEAERQAFLERFGEHSRGIGFAVLGGAFGEGIDLPGKRLIGAFIATLGLPQVNPVNEELKARLQQMFGNGHDYAYLFPGLQKVVQAAGRVIRTTSDQGVVYLLDDRFNRREVRRLLPAWWQVEACRLNTLQKT from the coding sequence ATGAGCTACGCCGTCGGCGTGCGCGCGCTGTGCGAGTTCACCGCCAAGGCCGGCGACCTCGACCTGCGCTTCACCCCGGCACCGAGCGCGGCCGAGGGCATGGCCGGCCATGCCACTGTGGTCGGCCGGCGCGGCGCCGGCTATATCGCCGAGCTGGCGCTGGTCGGCGCGTATGCGGGCCTGCTGATCAGCGGCCGCGCCGACGGCTACGACCCGGCACAGAACCTGCTGGAGGAGATCAAGACCCACCGCGGCGACGTGGCGCGCATCCCGGACAACCACCGCGCGCTGCACTGGGCCCAGGCCAAGGTCTATGGCTGGCTGCTGTGCGCCGAGCGCGGGCTGGAGGAGATCGAGCTGGCGCTGGTGTACTTCAACGTCGTGTCGCAGAAGGAAACGGTGCTGCGCGAGCGCTACGCCGCCAGCACACTGCGGGCCTTCTTCGAGGCGCAATGCGCGCGTTTCATCGCCTTCGCCGAACGGGAAAGCGCCCACCGGGTCGCCCGCGACCTGGCTCTGGAGCGCCTGCGCTTCCCCTACCCGAGCTTCCGCCAGGGCCAGCGCCAGCTCGCCGAGGCGGTGTATCGCGCCGCCCGCGACGGCGAGCACCTGCTGGCCCAGGCCACCACCGGCATCGGCAAGACCCTGGCCACCCTGTTCCCGCAGCTCAAGGCCTTCCCGGCGCAGGGCCTGGACCGCCTGTTCTTCCTCACCGCCAAGACCCCGGGCCGGCGCCTGGCGCTGGACGCCCTGGCCCGCCTGCGCGAACAGGAAGACGACATGCCGCTGCGGGTGCTGGAGCTGGTGGCCCGCGACAAGGCCTGCGAACACCCGGACAAGGCCTGCCACGGCGAGTCCTGCCCGCTGGCCAGGGGCTTCTACGACCGCCTGCCGGCCGCCCGCGGCGAAGCCCTGCAGCGCCGCTGGCTGGACCAGCAGGCGGTGCGCGAGATCGCCCTGGCGCACCAGCTCTGCCCCTACTACCTGGCCCAGGAACTGTGCCGCTGGAGCGACGTGGTGGTCGGCGACTACAACTACTACTTCGACATCAGCGCCCTGCTGCACGGGCTGACCGTGCTCAATGGCTGGAAGGTCACCCTGCTGGTGGACGAGGCGCACAACCTGATCGACCGTGCGCGCGGCATGTACAGCGCCGAGCTGGACCAGGCCGAGTTCAACGCCCTGCGCAAGGTCGCCCCGCCCGGGCTCAAGGGCGTGCTGGAGCGGGTCAGCCGGCACTGGAACCAGCTGCAGCGCGACCAGGAAGTCGACTACCAGATCCATCCCAGCCTGCCGGACCTGCTCATCCTCGCCCTGCAGAAGGCGGTCAGCGCCATCACCGACCACCTCACCGACCAGCCCGAGGGCAACCAGGCCGCGCTGCTGCGCTTCTACCTCGACGCCCTGCTGTTCTGCCGTCTGGCCGAGGCCTTCGGTGCTCACTCGCTGTTCGACATCAGCCTGCACCCGGGCCGTGGCCAGCAGCGCCTGTCGACCCTGTGCCTGCGCAACCTGGTGCCGGCGCCCTTCCTCGCCGAGCGCTTCGCCAATGCCCACAGCTGCACCCTGTTCTCCGCCACCCTGAGCCCGGGCCACTACCATGCCGACCTGCTCGGCCTGCCACACGAGGTGCAGTGGCTGGAAGTGCAGTCGCCTTTCCACGCCGAACAGCTGCGGGTCCGCGCCCTGACCGACCTGTCCACCCGCTACCAGCACCGCGAGGCCAGCCTGGCGCCGATCACCCACCTGATGGCGCGACAGTTCCGCGAACAGCCGGGCAACTACCTGGCCTTCTTCAGCAGCTATGCCTACCTGGAGCAGGCCCTGGAGCACCTGCGCGGGCAATACCCGGACATCCCGCTGTGGGCCCAATCGCGCAGCATGAACGAGGCCGAGCGCCAGGCCTTCCTCGAGCGCTTCGGCGAACATTCCCGGGGCATCGGCTTCGCCGTGCTCGGCGGCGCCTTCGGCGAGGGCATCGACCTGCCTGGCAAGAGGCTGATCGGCGCCTTCATCGCCACCCTCGGCCTGCCGCAGGTCAACCCGGTCAACGAGGAACTCAAGGCGCGTCTGCAGCAGATGTTCGGCAACGGCCACGACTATGCCTACCTGTTCCCCGGCCTGCAGAAGGTGGTGCAGGCCGCCGGGCGGGTGATCCGCACCACGTCGGACCAGGGCGTGGTCTACCTGCTGGATGACCGTTTCAACCGCCGCGAGGTACGCCGGCTGCTGCCCGCCTGGTGGCAGGTCGAGGCCTGCCGCTTAAACACTTTGCAAAAAACCTAG
- a CDS encoding BlaI/MecI/CopY family transcriptional regulator: protein MKRVQRQALKVMLQDAGLKGSLVRLKIMEVLHDSGSSLRSRELHERLRLAEEQISILTVRQVLGRLCSCGLVQRDEQGGYWLRTSVSPERRAI from the coding sequence ATGAAGCGCGTTCAGCGCCAGGCGTTGAAGGTCATGCTGCAGGACGCCGGGCTCAAGGGCAGCCTGGTGCGCCTGAAAATAATGGAAGTGCTGCACGACAGTGGGAGCAGCCTGCGCTCGCGGGAGCTGCATGAGCGCCTCCGCCTGGCCGAGGAGCAGATTTCCATCCTCACCGTGCGCCAGGTACTCGGTCGGCTGTGCAGTTGCGGCCTGGTGCAGCGCGATGAGCAGGGAGGCTATTGGCTGCGGACAAGCGTGTCGCCGGAGCGAAGAGCGATTTGA
- a CDS encoding alpha/beta fold hydrolase — protein MKPETAVLDIQGQYRVYTEFYRADGAEQTIILVNGSLSTTASFAQTVRYLHPHFNLVLFDLPYAGQSRAHNRHERFLSREEEADILLELVERFACDLVLSFSWGGIATLQALARRPRRIKRAVINSFSPVVNSAMLGYLRAGLAVMRDCDRESIGMVLNGTIGKHLPSLFKRYNHRHVTGLERYEYEQMSFHVETVLNNGGRSCVSFAGQIEIPLLFVNGEWDEYTTAQDARLFTQYVRHCEFRTIAQAGHFLDMEHKGAWLQTRDALLAFLLAPAPAQQREQEREPHALAG, from the coding sequence ATGAAACCAGAAACCGCTGTGCTGGATATCCAGGGGCAATACCGGGTTTACACGGAGTTCTACCGCGCCGACGGCGCCGAGCAGACCATCATCCTGGTCAACGGCTCGCTGTCGACCACCGCATCCTTCGCGCAGACGGTCCGCTACCTCCACCCCCACTTCAACCTGGTGCTGTTCGACCTGCCCTACGCCGGGCAGTCGCGCGCGCACAACCGCCACGAGCGCTTCCTCAGCCGCGAGGAAGAGGCCGATATCCTGCTGGAACTGGTCGAGCGCTTCGCCTGCGACCTGGTGCTGTCCTTTTCCTGGGGCGGCATCGCCACCCTCCAGGCCCTGGCGCGGCGGCCACGGCGGATCAAACGCGCGGTCATCAACTCCTTCTCGCCGGTGGTCAACAGCGCCATGCTCGGCTACCTGCGCGCAGGCCTGGCGGTGATGCGCGACTGTGACCGCGAGAGCATCGGCATGGTGCTCAACGGCACCATCGGCAAGCACCTGCCCTCGCTGTTCAAGCGCTACAACCATCGCCACGTCACCGGCCTGGAACGCTACGAATACGAGCAGATGAGCTTCCACGTGGAAACCGTGCTGAACAACGGCGGGCGCTCCTGCGTCAGCTTCGCCGGGCAGATCGAGATCCCACTGCTGTTCGTCAACGGCGAATGGGACGAATACACCACCGCGCAGGACGCCCGCCTGTTCACCCAATACGTACGCCACTGCGAGTTCCGCACCATCGCCCAGGCCGGCCACTTCCTCGACATGGAACACAAGGGCGCCTGGCTGCAGACCCGCGACGCCCTGCTGGCCTTCCTGCTGGCGCCAGCGCCGGCACAGCAGCGGGAGCAGGAACGCGAACCCCACGCCCTGGCCGGCTGA